In one Culex quinquefasciatus strain JHB chromosome 2, VPISU_Cqui_1.0_pri_paternal, whole genome shotgun sequence genomic region, the following are encoded:
- the LOC6038297 gene encoding RB1-inducible coiled-coil protein 1 isoform X2, protein MLYVFHVDTGRMLTFEMSKALEIVRSLKETIERHHGIPCASIVLLVSGGEVLQDTQRVCNYSAGTDTNPIYMFSKSVLDARNQPAPWPSIETDNDLKAQVDKCLELPATYNTVVTRSLLAQQICEMAKEEAKTCETLIHEQHLQQQGWAAVVANMEDSVMEFQERVADFYRRYEEHRQRFTEHMEILSAFDHDLKQLSEIPILSTLMENAASRPFGNFDEAYVDAGNTANSTSSGSVKTTSNSEPAMAAIAAAASTTDAEGTTPSQGEEKAVALAGSGSAEQQQTDSSGISDKDKAKCISLLDWISASEGQRMLKRMAEECTSGLEQFEKHTVGLKQNIDKAVEASQRGDIKEIKGLEERLCDLDKVMYEARKIVSDQNELAQSFQQNQNRANTLGDTSILPDLCASHKSQLIVMLQNHKNLRDIRRRCAKCKEELGNNLFQRLRYIIHVETRVWEIDNSILFYHTSLKRLQKHLGIIEQIHMAPCMYVSAVTEVVRRRMFSSSFLRWASDLACRLMTIHNEEVMRRHEFTAQFEGHFLSTLFPGMDDMPPSYAIQAPSIFDSSLPALNKRDLQELSTFLPELTEKIQLPNIDSVIDFFSSRSVEGTNQSKSSGLQEYPPDMGATEPTAIDGKGDADSATTAQQPTKEGCESETDTEEFEKVGQSPIDRRRRSRSKVPPVDTCSMATSTERVLQASAETLTEENLGTTRLEVEKLKTILRTVYQLSQSSISFLREQLSAVRTESASNRAEFRSKLEAINRAWAAIQEEARNRERETIQQLTVDHELEMNDLRKSIHQKDDEMQSLRSDNSMIKASHIETVSKYESEKRELNVTVDEMKEVVRKLEQRLADVEVDRKKAIQEAMEQLEHKHKTEIESLRCRYKLMTSMDRSPSDTSLEKIEKPDMIDIASHEQLLAQAREDFNREKERAIKTAIEEERQRWESSTVTIKPQPQQRSMASSPGTPTGSHDIYKRILEEKERQLDELRDKESVLIRENQRYKETIQSLTDPELGSNQLNLKEQLEALEREKQQLSRELERHQNRPSGGVSIQSCSKGDLVMIVYNSTYDQYTIVQNAPVLYFLHADSYAAFGLAELVAGQVPRIIHCMGTVVDKDYCHARKDGNRYKVSRGTRFYRVKVKPVPGGSGGSSGGGSSASLSASVSSGTSRSAAADSDKHSYKKEKSKMSRSSSTITEQGLAAAINSVVTTTTGTSPGLLIDSFAQTEQLGSPLGQMEDSAIKTSASRDMIDSGVAEQNLQNQQQQQRISTYKERNISVTDDEDVGYGGGAGSASASVDESDSQQQQTRLRYESVCEEEQPEAEEEQEDVVDQQQQPAPEGGNTTGSPLSIGALVLHYLMLPKCKLR, encoded by the exons ATGCTGTACGTGTTCCACGTCGATACCGGCCGGATGCTGACCTTCGAGATGAGCAAGGCGCTGGAGAT TGTCCGCTCGCTGAAGGAGACCATCGAGCGGCACCACGGCATCCCCTGTGCCAGCATCGTGCTGCTGGTCAGCGGCGGTGAGGTACTGCAGGACACGCAACGGGTGTGCAACTACTCGGCCGGCACCGACACCAACCCGATCTACATGTTCAGCAAGAGTGTGCTGGACGCGCGGAACCAGCCGGCGCCGTGGCCGAGCATAGAAACTG ACAACGACCTGAAGGCCCAGGTGGACAAGTGCCTCGAGCTGCCAGCCACGTACAACACGGTCGTGACGCGCTCGCTGCTTGCCCAACAGATCTGCGAGATGGCCAAGGAGGAGGCCAAAACGTGCGAGACGCTCATCCACGAGCAGCACCTGCAGCAGCAGGGCTGGGCCGCCGTCGTCGCCAACATGGAGGACTCGGTAATGGAGTTCCAGGAGCGCGTGGCGGACTTTTACCGGCGCTACGAGGAGCACCGGCAGCGCTTCACCGAGCACATGGAGATCCTGTCGGCGTTCGATCACGACTTGAAGCAGCTGTCGGAGATTCCGATCCTGTCCACGCTCATGGAGAATGCCGCTTCGCGTCCGTTCGGGAACTTTGACGAGGCGTACGTGGATGCGGGCAACACGGCTAACAGCACCTCATCCGGTAGCGTCAAAACGACTAGCAATAGTGAGCCGGCAATGGCTGCCATCGCTGCTGCGGCTTCTACAACCGACGCAGAAGGAACGACCCCTTCCCAGGGAGAGGAGAAGGCTGTAGCTCTGGCAGGTTCCGGTAGCGCTGAGCAGCAACAGACCGACAGCAGTGGCATATCCGACAAGGACAAAGCCAAGTGCATCTCGCTGCTGGACTGGATCTCCGCATCGGAGGGCCAGCGAATGCTGAAGCGTATGGCCGAGGAGTGCACCAGCGGGCTGGAGCAGTTCGAGAAGCACACCGTGGGGCTCAAGCAGAACATCGACAAAGCCGTCGAGGCGTCGCAGAGG GGTGACATTAAGGAGATCAAAGGCCTGGAGGAGCGGCTGTGCGATCTGGACAAGGTGATGTACGAGGCGCGCAAGATCGTCAGCGATCAAAACGAGCTGGCGCAGTCGTTCCAGCAGAACCAGAACCGGGCGAACACGCTCGGTGATACGTCGATCCTGCCCGATCTGTGCGCCTCGCACAAAAGCCAGCTGATCGTGATGCTGCAGAACCACAAAAATCTGCGCGACATTCGGCGTCGCTGTGCCAAGTGCAAGGAGGAGCTGGGCAACAACCTGTTCCAGCGGTTACG GTACATCATCCACGTGGAGACTCGGGTGTGGGAGATCGACAACAGCATTCTGTTCTACCACACCTCCCTGAAGCGGCTCCAGAAGCACCTGGGCATCATCGAGCAGATCCATATGGCGCCCTGCATGTACGTGAGTGCCGTCACGGAAGTGGTTCGCAGGAGGATGTTCTCCAGTTCGTTTCTCAGA tgggCTTCCGATCTGGCGTGCCGCCTGATGACAATCCACAACGAGGAGGTGATGCGCCGGCACGAGTTTACCGCCCAGTTCGAGGGGCACTTTCTCAGTACGCTGTTCCCCGGGATGGACGACATGCCGCCGTCGTACGCGATCCAGGCGCCGTCAATCTTCGATTCTAGTCTACCGGCGCTGAACAAGCGAG ATCTCCAGGAACTGTCGACCTTCCTGCCGGAGCTCACGGAGAAGATCCAGCTACCGAACATAGATTCTGTGATAGATTTCTTTTCATCTAGATCGGTAGAGGGCACCAACCAGAGCAAGAGCAGCGGTCTGCAGGAGTATCCGCCGGACATGGGAGCAACGGAACCCACTGCCATCGACGGAAAGGGCGATGCGGACTCCGCCACCACCGCACAACAACCAACGAAAGA GGGCTGCGAATCCGAAACCGACACGGAAGAGTTTGAAAAAGTGGGACAAAGTCCAATCGACCGTCGTCGCCGGTCCCGCTCGAAGGTGCCGCCGGTGGACACCTGCAGCATGGCCACGTCCACGGAACGGGTGCTGCAGGCGAGCGCAGAAACACTGACAGAG GAGAACCTCGGCACCACCCGGCTCGAGGTGGAGAAGCTGAAAACCATCCTCCGGACCGTGTACCAGCTGTCCCAGTCGTCGATCTCATTTCTGCGCGAGCAGCTGTCGGCCGTACGGACCGAGAGTGCCTCGAACCGGGCCGAGTTCCGTAGCAAGCTGGAAGCCATCAATCGGGCGTGGGCTGCCATCCAGGAGGAGGCCCGCAACCGCGAGCGGGAGACCATCCAGCAGCTCACGGTGGACCACGAGCTGGAAATGAACGATCTACGCAAGAGCATCCACCAGAAGGACGATGAGATGCAGTCGCTGCGGTCGGACAACTCGATGATCAAGGCGAGCCACATCGAGACAGTGTCCAAGTACGAGAGCGAAAAGCGCGAACTGAACGTAACGGTCGACGAGATGAAGGAGGTGGTGAGGAAACTGGAGCAGCGACTTGCCGACGTCGAGGTGGACCGCAAGAAGGCCATTCAAGAAGCGATGGAACAGCTCGAGCACAAGCACAAAACCGAGATCGAATCGCTGCGCTGCAGGTACAAGCTGATGACCAGCATGGACCGATCGCCGTCCGATACTAGCCTGGAGAAGATCGAAAAGCCAGACATGATCGACATTGCGAGCCACGAGCAGCTGCTGGCGCAGGCTCGGGAAGATTTCAACCGCGAGAAGGAACGTGCAATCAAAACCGCAATCGAAGAGGAACGACAACGATGGGAGTCGTCCACGGTGACGATCAAACCGCAACCGCAGCAGCGATCGATGGCCAGCTCGCCGGGAACTCCGACGGGCAGCCACGACATCTACAAGCGGATCCTGGAGGAGAAGGAGCGCCAACTGGACGAACTTCGGGACAAGGAATCGGTTCTGATAAGGGAGAACCAGCGGTACAAGGAAACCATCCAATCGCTGACCGATCCGGAACTCGGCTCGAACCAGCTGAACCTGAAGGAACAGCTGGAAGCGCTGGAACGCGAAAAGCAACAGCTAAGCAGGGAGCTCGAACGGCACCAGAACAGACCCAGTGGCGGGGTGTCCATCCAGTCGTGCTCCAAGGGCGACCTCGTGATGATTGTTTACAACAGCACCTACGATCAGTACACGATCGTGCAG AACGCCCCCGTGCTGTACTTCCTGCACGCGGACAGCTACGCGGCGTTCGGTCTGGCGGAGCTGGTGGCGGGCCAGGTGCCACGGATCATCCACTGCATGGGCACGGTCGTGGACAAGGATTACTGCCACGCGCGCAAGGACGGCAATCGGTACAAGGTGTCGCGCGGTACCCGGTTCTACCGGGTCAAAGTGAAACCGGTGCCCGGTGGTAGTGGTGGCAGCAGCGGGGGAGGAAGCAGCGCGAGCCTCAGTGCCAGCGTTAGCAGCGGCACGTCGAGGAGCGCCGCCGCCGACTCGGACAAGCACTCGTACAAGAAGGAGAAGA GCAAAATGAGTCGCTCGTCGTCCACCATCACGGAGCAAGGCTTGGCGGCCGCCATCAACAGCGTCGTAACCACCACAactggaacatccccggggctgCTGATCGATTCGTTCGCACAAACCGAACAGCTGGGCTCTCCCTTGGGTCAGATGGAGGATTCGGCCATCAAGACCAGCGCCAGCCGGGACATGATCGACTCGGGCGTGGCAGAGCAGAACCTGCAGaaccagcagcaacagcaacggaTCAGCACCTACAAGGAGCGCAACATCTCGGTGACGGACGACGAGGACGTTGGGTACGGGGGCGGTGCCGGCAGTGCCAGTGCCAGTGTAGACGAGAGTGactcccagcagcagcagacgaGGCTGCGATACGAGAGCGTTTGCGAGGAGGAACAACCGGAAGCGGAGGAGGAGCAGGAGGATGTCgtggaccagcagcagcagccggctCCGGAAGGCGGCAACACGACG GGTTCCCCTTTGTCGATTGGCGCACTAGTGCTGCACTATTTGATGCTTCCAAAATGTAAGTTACGCTGA
- the LOC6038297 gene encoding RB1-inducible coiled-coil protein 1 isoform X1, giving the protein MLYVFHVDTGRMLTFEMSKALEIVRSLKETIERHHGIPCASIVLLVSGGEVLQDTQRVCNYSAGTDTNPIYMFSKSVLDARNQPAPWPSIETDNDLKAQVDKCLELPATYNTVVTRSLLAQQICEMAKEEAKTCETLIHEQHLQQQGWAAVVANMEDSVMEFQERVADFYRRYEEHRQRFTEHMEILSAFDHDLKQLSEIPILSTLMENAASRPFGNFDEAYVDAGNTANSTSSGSVKTTSNSEPAMAAIAAAASTTDAEGTTPSQGEEKAVALAGSGSAEQQQTDSSGISDKDKAKCISLLDWISASEGQRMLKRMAEECTSGLEQFEKHTVGLKQNIDKAVEASQRGDIKEIKGLEERLCDLDKVMYEARKIVSDQNELAQSFQQNQNRANTLGDTSILPDLCASHKSQLIVMLQNHKNLRDIRRRCAKCKEELGNNLFQRLRYIIHVETRVWEIDNSILFYHTSLKRLQKHLGIIEQIHMAPCMYVSAVTEVVRRRMFSSSFLRWASDLACRLMTIHNEEVMRRHEFTAQFEGHFLSTLFPGMDDMPPSYAIQAPSIFDSSLPALNKRDLQELSTFLPELTEKIQLPNIDSVIDFFSSRSVEGTNQSKSSGLQEYPPDMGATEPTAIDGKGDADSATTAQQPTKEGCESETDTEEFEKVGQSPIDRRRRSRSKVPPVDTCSMATSTERVLQASAETLTEENLGTTRLEVEKLKTILRTVYQLSQSSISFLREQLSAVRTESASNRAEFRSKLEAINRAWAAIQEEARNRERETIQQLTVDHELEMNDLRKSIHQKDDEMQSLRSDNSMIKASHIETVSKYESEKRELNVTVDEMKEVVRKLEQRLADVEVDRKKAIQEAMEQLEHKHKTEIESLRCRYKLMTSMDRSPSDTSLEKIEKPDMIDIASHEQLLAQAREDFNREKERAIKTAIEEERQRWESSTVTIKPQPQQRSMASSPGTPTGSHDIYKRILEEKERQLDELRDKESVLIRENQRYKETIQSLTDPELGSNQLNLKEQLEALEREKQQLSRELERHQNRPSGGVSIQSCSKGDLVMIVYNSTYDQYTIVQNAPVLYFLHADSYAAFGLAELVAGQVPRIIHCMGTVVDKDYCHARKDGNRYKVSRGTRFYRVKVKPVPGGSGGSSGGGSSASLSASVSSGTSRSAAADSDKHSYKKEKSKMSRSSSTITEQGLAAAINSVVTTTTGTSPGLLIDSFAQTEQLGSPLGQMEDSAIKTSASRDMIDSGVAEQNLQNQQQQQRISTYKERNISVTDDEDVGYGGGAGSASASVDESDSQQQQTRLRYESVCEEEQPEAEEEQEDVVDQQQQPAPEGGNTTAPTTRLTPLPELAGDTVDAPSLSVFLSTSTGSSIAEELVATSTSGAGSLQQLTTLADDVSDSADSEYRSLETKDDDDDDDYCLE; this is encoded by the exons ATGCTGTACGTGTTCCACGTCGATACCGGCCGGATGCTGACCTTCGAGATGAGCAAGGCGCTGGAGAT TGTCCGCTCGCTGAAGGAGACCATCGAGCGGCACCACGGCATCCCCTGTGCCAGCATCGTGCTGCTGGTCAGCGGCGGTGAGGTACTGCAGGACACGCAACGGGTGTGCAACTACTCGGCCGGCACCGACACCAACCCGATCTACATGTTCAGCAAGAGTGTGCTGGACGCGCGGAACCAGCCGGCGCCGTGGCCGAGCATAGAAACTG ACAACGACCTGAAGGCCCAGGTGGACAAGTGCCTCGAGCTGCCAGCCACGTACAACACGGTCGTGACGCGCTCGCTGCTTGCCCAACAGATCTGCGAGATGGCCAAGGAGGAGGCCAAAACGTGCGAGACGCTCATCCACGAGCAGCACCTGCAGCAGCAGGGCTGGGCCGCCGTCGTCGCCAACATGGAGGACTCGGTAATGGAGTTCCAGGAGCGCGTGGCGGACTTTTACCGGCGCTACGAGGAGCACCGGCAGCGCTTCACCGAGCACATGGAGATCCTGTCGGCGTTCGATCACGACTTGAAGCAGCTGTCGGAGATTCCGATCCTGTCCACGCTCATGGAGAATGCCGCTTCGCGTCCGTTCGGGAACTTTGACGAGGCGTACGTGGATGCGGGCAACACGGCTAACAGCACCTCATCCGGTAGCGTCAAAACGACTAGCAATAGTGAGCCGGCAATGGCTGCCATCGCTGCTGCGGCTTCTACAACCGACGCAGAAGGAACGACCCCTTCCCAGGGAGAGGAGAAGGCTGTAGCTCTGGCAGGTTCCGGTAGCGCTGAGCAGCAACAGACCGACAGCAGTGGCATATCCGACAAGGACAAAGCCAAGTGCATCTCGCTGCTGGACTGGATCTCCGCATCGGAGGGCCAGCGAATGCTGAAGCGTATGGCCGAGGAGTGCACCAGCGGGCTGGAGCAGTTCGAGAAGCACACCGTGGGGCTCAAGCAGAACATCGACAAAGCCGTCGAGGCGTCGCAGAGG GGTGACATTAAGGAGATCAAAGGCCTGGAGGAGCGGCTGTGCGATCTGGACAAGGTGATGTACGAGGCGCGCAAGATCGTCAGCGATCAAAACGAGCTGGCGCAGTCGTTCCAGCAGAACCAGAACCGGGCGAACACGCTCGGTGATACGTCGATCCTGCCCGATCTGTGCGCCTCGCACAAAAGCCAGCTGATCGTGATGCTGCAGAACCACAAAAATCTGCGCGACATTCGGCGTCGCTGTGCCAAGTGCAAGGAGGAGCTGGGCAACAACCTGTTCCAGCGGTTACG GTACATCATCCACGTGGAGACTCGGGTGTGGGAGATCGACAACAGCATTCTGTTCTACCACACCTCCCTGAAGCGGCTCCAGAAGCACCTGGGCATCATCGAGCAGATCCATATGGCGCCCTGCATGTACGTGAGTGCCGTCACGGAAGTGGTTCGCAGGAGGATGTTCTCCAGTTCGTTTCTCAGA tgggCTTCCGATCTGGCGTGCCGCCTGATGACAATCCACAACGAGGAGGTGATGCGCCGGCACGAGTTTACCGCCCAGTTCGAGGGGCACTTTCTCAGTACGCTGTTCCCCGGGATGGACGACATGCCGCCGTCGTACGCGATCCAGGCGCCGTCAATCTTCGATTCTAGTCTACCGGCGCTGAACAAGCGAG ATCTCCAGGAACTGTCGACCTTCCTGCCGGAGCTCACGGAGAAGATCCAGCTACCGAACATAGATTCTGTGATAGATTTCTTTTCATCTAGATCGGTAGAGGGCACCAACCAGAGCAAGAGCAGCGGTCTGCAGGAGTATCCGCCGGACATGGGAGCAACGGAACCCACTGCCATCGACGGAAAGGGCGATGCGGACTCCGCCACCACCGCACAACAACCAACGAAAGA GGGCTGCGAATCCGAAACCGACACGGAAGAGTTTGAAAAAGTGGGACAAAGTCCAATCGACCGTCGTCGCCGGTCCCGCTCGAAGGTGCCGCCGGTGGACACCTGCAGCATGGCCACGTCCACGGAACGGGTGCTGCAGGCGAGCGCAGAAACACTGACAGAG GAGAACCTCGGCACCACCCGGCTCGAGGTGGAGAAGCTGAAAACCATCCTCCGGACCGTGTACCAGCTGTCCCAGTCGTCGATCTCATTTCTGCGCGAGCAGCTGTCGGCCGTACGGACCGAGAGTGCCTCGAACCGGGCCGAGTTCCGTAGCAAGCTGGAAGCCATCAATCGGGCGTGGGCTGCCATCCAGGAGGAGGCCCGCAACCGCGAGCGGGAGACCATCCAGCAGCTCACGGTGGACCACGAGCTGGAAATGAACGATCTACGCAAGAGCATCCACCAGAAGGACGATGAGATGCAGTCGCTGCGGTCGGACAACTCGATGATCAAGGCGAGCCACATCGAGACAGTGTCCAAGTACGAGAGCGAAAAGCGCGAACTGAACGTAACGGTCGACGAGATGAAGGAGGTGGTGAGGAAACTGGAGCAGCGACTTGCCGACGTCGAGGTGGACCGCAAGAAGGCCATTCAAGAAGCGATGGAACAGCTCGAGCACAAGCACAAAACCGAGATCGAATCGCTGCGCTGCAGGTACAAGCTGATGACCAGCATGGACCGATCGCCGTCCGATACTAGCCTGGAGAAGATCGAAAAGCCAGACATGATCGACATTGCGAGCCACGAGCAGCTGCTGGCGCAGGCTCGGGAAGATTTCAACCGCGAGAAGGAACGTGCAATCAAAACCGCAATCGAAGAGGAACGACAACGATGGGAGTCGTCCACGGTGACGATCAAACCGCAACCGCAGCAGCGATCGATGGCCAGCTCGCCGGGAACTCCGACGGGCAGCCACGACATCTACAAGCGGATCCTGGAGGAGAAGGAGCGCCAACTGGACGAACTTCGGGACAAGGAATCGGTTCTGATAAGGGAGAACCAGCGGTACAAGGAAACCATCCAATCGCTGACCGATCCGGAACTCGGCTCGAACCAGCTGAACCTGAAGGAACAGCTGGAAGCGCTGGAACGCGAAAAGCAACAGCTAAGCAGGGAGCTCGAACGGCACCAGAACAGACCCAGTGGCGGGGTGTCCATCCAGTCGTGCTCCAAGGGCGACCTCGTGATGATTGTTTACAACAGCACCTACGATCAGTACACGATCGTGCAG AACGCCCCCGTGCTGTACTTCCTGCACGCGGACAGCTACGCGGCGTTCGGTCTGGCGGAGCTGGTGGCGGGCCAGGTGCCACGGATCATCCACTGCATGGGCACGGTCGTGGACAAGGATTACTGCCACGCGCGCAAGGACGGCAATCGGTACAAGGTGTCGCGCGGTACCCGGTTCTACCGGGTCAAAGTGAAACCGGTGCCCGGTGGTAGTGGTGGCAGCAGCGGGGGAGGAAGCAGCGCGAGCCTCAGTGCCAGCGTTAGCAGCGGCACGTCGAGGAGCGCCGCCGCCGACTCGGACAAGCACTCGTACAAGAAGGAGAAGA GCAAAATGAGTCGCTCGTCGTCCACCATCACGGAGCAAGGCTTGGCGGCCGCCATCAACAGCGTCGTAACCACCACAactggaacatccccggggctgCTGATCGATTCGTTCGCACAAACCGAACAGCTGGGCTCTCCCTTGGGTCAGATGGAGGATTCGGCCATCAAGACCAGCGCCAGCCGGGACATGATCGACTCGGGCGTGGCAGAGCAGAACCTGCAGaaccagcagcaacagcaacggaTCAGCACCTACAAGGAGCGCAACATCTCGGTGACGGACGACGAGGACGTTGGGTACGGGGGCGGTGCCGGCAGTGCCAGTGCCAGTGTAGACGAGAGTGactcccagcagcagcagacgaGGCTGCGATACGAGAGCGTTTGCGAGGAGGAACAACCGGAAGCGGAGGAGGAGCAGGAGGATGTCgtggaccagcagcagcagccggctCCGGAAGGCGGCAACACGACG GCCCCGACTACCCGTCTGACACCGTTACCGGAACTTGCGGGGGACACCGTCGACGCCCCGTCTTTGTCGGTATTTCTTAGCACCAGCACCGGAAGTAGCATAGCGGAAGAGCTGGTGGCTACCTCCACCTCGGGCGCGGGCTCTCTCCAACAGTTGACGACCCTGGCGGACGACGTGAGCGATTCGGCCGATTCCGAGTACCGGTCGCTGGAGACcaaggacgacgacgatgacgacgactacTGCCTCGAATGA